The genome window tcttcatcctctctctctctctctctctctctctctctcttttcttattCCATGTTATAATGGCGACCACGTACTCCATCACCCTGCTGCACTTCGTCGTAGCCCAatctcctcccctcttctctctctctctctctctctctcttccattaTTATTGTCTCGTTCCTCGAGGCCAAAAGCTAGGCATTATGTTTCTCTTGCGCTGAGGTAGTGTCACTACCAAGTACTGTGGCCCGTAGTCTGATGATAAATGATATCGGATGGATCATCGGAACCTTCGCGCTTCTCCCGCTTGAGATCCCATCCATCGAGCATGAGTGATGAGCTCCACTTTCGATCCAAAGTGGTGTTTCTTTGTTAGCCTGCGTGTATTTGCAAATGAAAGAAGATTATATTACTCTGCCATCGAAATGTAACCTTTGCCAAATAGATTCgaacatatcaaaatatttaattatgagGATTAATGTAATATTTTAGAAATAATCAGAGGAGAGAGATGAGATAAAGCTAAAAAGAAGTTCCTTGATTCACAACTTACAAAAATAAGTCCGTCATCaagtttaatataatttaaaaaacaaaataaaatttctCGATTCTTTTCCTCTATCCTTTTGCTGAAGaatctattatttatttattgatgCTGATCATCTTTTCAAAAAAATTTCCAATGGTATTGTATAAATATCCTATATTCCACGTAGAAGACTTCAAACATCTGATCGtgattatatttcaaaaatatcataaagAATTATTTTTATTGCAAACAAGATGCACCAAATTAGACTTTAGGTCTCTAAAATGAATCTAATGTGTCCCGACTTTTCTTGTTATCGTCGAGCTTTTCTTGACCATAACATAGACATGTTTACCATCGAACACTTGATTCTAAGTTATCAAAATTACTTACGTGGGACTTATGTGGGTATAGATTCAACACATTTGAGAGAGGTTTGAGACTTCTCGGGatgatatataaatatttagattGAGTTACGCTCGAAGGTTGATTACAGATTAACTTATATGATGGAATGAAATTGAAGTAATTTTATTTGTCTTTTTAcacaaaaatgaaataaaattaatttttaatataattttactttcttttttttacattGCATTAAACTGGATAAAAAAATTActcttatgattaattttaaattattattattattattgccatTACAGAACTGCTTGTGGTCACCATACTGCCCTTGTCGCCGACAAGCGGTTACGGTTCTTCCACACCACCCTGTGGCCAATCTATCCTCGTGCAGGTCTCTTCCATCCACTGAACCTACTATCCCTTAAGATTTATCCCAGCTTGTAGCCATGTCTCGGCTGCACCCCATGCAAACATGTCAGCAGCTTCTGCCTCAGCTGTTGCTGCTGCTACCTCCCCAATCAACCACACTCTCAGAGTCACATCGGTTCCACCTCCCTCCGCCACTCCACACCTCTTCGCTGCACAGGTGAGCTGCATGCTCTTCCGAGCTTTCCTGGCGATAAACTACAGATTGCACATGGAATTGTGAGCCCAAGTGACCCTTCTTCCTGTCGGTGCAGAAATCTGCTTTCCATGGCTCCTCGTTGTTGGAGCATAAGCGCAACTGCTCCTCGGCCGGGATGAAGAGTAACGGGGCTGTTGGAGGCAGACGAGGGCTTGTGGTTAGGGCAAAAACAGCGGGGGCATCCAAGAACATAGAGGTAGACGTCGACAAGCCCTTGGGGCTCACCTTGGGCCAGAAACCAGGCGGTGGAGTCGTCATTACTGTGAGATATCAATTCCTGACTCTGCCTACCTAGCTAGACaagtacttcttcttttcttcaacctTGTTGAGAATAGTTGATAGTGCAGAGTTGTGTGAGATTGGGAACTTCGTTGATGCGGTATGATCGTCTGATCTAGAACATCGTTACGTTCTCGTAATCTTTAATTTCGATAGGAAAGCGAATCCAGGACTAGAAAACTGATAAAATGAGAGAACGAAGAATGAAATCgtaaaggtaaagagaaaagCACATTCCAATTAGTATcacatgaagtctatttatacacggtgaaagagaagatttctttaactgagcagcagagagatttcctcgtgcagagcaattgaggaaatctctctgttatcaaaaACTACACTTGTAAGGCTTATTTATGGTATTGATGGTGCAGAGCTGTGTGAGATTGGGTATTTTATTAATGTGATGTGCTCATCTGATACCATATTGTTTTCATAATCTTTAATTTTGGTAGAAAGGCAAATCCAGCAGTGGAGAAAGTAGTGTAAAAATGCACCGTATAAAGCTTATTTATGGTTCTTAGAATCTTGTCATGAAAAGTTGTGTGGATTCTTCATATTCTCTTTCAACCAAATGTGTTCATTTGGAATTTAAGCAGGAAAACCCTTACCACAAGAAAAGGATTGATATAAAATTAATCAAAGTGGTTGTTTAAGCTTTCcccttcctttttttcttttgtaattttaTGAATCGGATTTGTGGTGctatgggaaaaaaaaaaattgaagtcttCACATTGAGTATCCGTGTGAATTCTGTGTCGTGGAATCGATGATACACTCTCTATCTTCATCAACAGTGATGAATTTGTTCGTGCAAAAACCATAACAAGAATGTTGCAACCTATTATAGATCAAAACCATTATATTAATCTCATTAATTGCTGATGCCTATTGCAAACACCATATAAGTCCTATTGTTTACTAGTTATTCAAGAATTGGATTCTTCGAGTAATTATCCAACACACAACTCTGAGAAATATCCTACAGAAATTCGAATGACTCATTCTTTATTGTGCAAAAACGGTAAGCTCTTCTCGAAGTGTGAAGTTTTCACATTTAAGCAACACATAGTCAGAAGAAGTCTCATCTTGTTTAGGATTACACGTCTTTGGCTATGACAGGATTTGCCGCTGTTATCTTTCTTTTGGTCAGATTAAAAGAATAATTTCACTACCATATGCTTAAGGAAGTCAGGTAAACCGATCGTGCTTTCGTTTTTTCTATAATGAACTTTACaatagaagagaagaggataagtCAGCAACTTTATAAGCCATACCTAACTAAGCATTTTCTCGACTTGGCTGATTGTATCTAACGTGATCCTGTTTTTAGGCGGTGGATTCTGGTGGAAATGCAGCAAAAGCAGGACTAAAAGCCGGCGATCAAGTCTTGTACACAAGCAGCTTTTTCGGCGATGAACTGTGGCCTGCTGACAAACTGGGATTTACTAAAACCGCAATCCAAGCAAAGCCAGACTCTGTTTATTTTGTAGTAAGCAGGTTATCATCTTCTGAATTCTTATGTTACAAGCCTTACAAAATTAGGAAGCAAGGAGAACACTAATCAGAGCCTTTTGTCCAATATTTTCTGTTTGGATGGAGGGGGAGGAGAAGTCAACTTGTATTTCGATGTTTTAAGCAGTTGGCTCATGCGATTAAAATTGTTTTTGCTTCCCCTAATTACTTTCATATAAGCAGAGATGAGAAGTACATGATCTATATGTTTAATTGGCATGAAAGACTCATCAGGGACAGATACATCTAGAGTGAACACAAGTATGCTAAGAATTAGTAATTTGCAAGTTATATTAGTTACTAATTAGGTTCATCAGAAAATAATCATTCTGCTACCTCATGCATTTCTTTTTCATTCTCACAGGGGCGCAGACGTAGACGTAAAACGATTAACTAAGAGGCCAGCTCCTCCTCGCTTTGGTCGAACCTTGACAGAATCACAAAAGGCAAGCTAATTGTTTCATCTCAGGCTATTGTCTTGTATTGAATGTTCAGATCTATTTATACCAAACTGCATCTTGCTATTCGTGTTCATCGAACTGCAGCTTTTCCTCTTTATAATTGTTGTATGCACCTTGTGCAGGCTAGAGCGACTCACATATGCCTTGACTGTGGCTTTATATACTTTCTACCGAAGCCTTTCGACGAGCAGGCAAGGATAATTGATTCTgatcttctctctttgttgcaaCATTGTAGTTGTCTATCGATCACTGTCATTAGCAAATTGTCGAGAGCTTAATTCTCTAAGAGCAATTTTCGGAAAATTAGTAGAACTCACTACGGTCTAAGGAATGAAGCATCAGTGTTTGATAAATAACCAATAAGTCCCCATGTCATTTGAATGTAATTATAGACCAATCTACAATTAATTACAGGGGAAGGTTCTTTTCTATTTGTGATTGTATCATTAAGAGTCCTTCACCTAACATCGAGTGTTTACTACTTATGTAACTCACACTGAATTGAATATCAAATAAGAAAGAAGTTAGCCATGAAATCTATTGGTTAATATGACCAAAGACTATGCTTAGCAGGTTTTCGTAGATATAAGAATCTGATAAATGATGAATAAATGCAAGCTGTCGTATCAGAACTTTATTATGCCTTTGGAATCTTGCTAATTTCTTAATCTTGATAGGAGTTGCAATTTGCAATTCTCTTCCAATAATATCTTGAATAACAATGTCATCTATCCTAATGCACAATCCATTTATTGAGAATCACATCAGAGAAATCGAGTCAAATAGCTTATGACCCAAAATGTTTGTTGAATACAAGTGAGGGGGAAAATAATGTCTTCATACAAGATTGTTTATCATTATCCAGTACAGGTGTTTTGTGTTTGATGAAGAATTTTATATAACAAGTTAAACATGCTTCTCGGTAACAAAACCAGCTTCTTTTGCAGCCTGATAACTACATTTGCCCGCAATGCAATGCACCGAAGAAGCGGTTCGTGCGGTACGATGTGGAGACCGGAAAACCTATCGGCGGCGGTCTGCCACCCATTGGGGTGCTTGTTGGCCTAGCTGTTGGGGTCGCTGCAGTTGGCGCGCTGCTGGTCTATGGTCTTCAGTGATTGGTGATCTGAATATTGATGGTatctgtttgtgtgtgtgtgattcTTATTCCACTTCCTCACTCACTGTACTTATTCCATGCTCATCATGGAGTACTTGAAGAGATTGTTCTCTTGGACATCTGCAATAGTATCATTGATTGTTAAGGACATAAATGGCTTCCAGACTAACACCTACTCTCCTGTTGGAACCATCATGGAGCGAAGGAAGCATCATGGATTTACAGTCAAGAAGAAGAGCTACTTTTCGATAAATATGACAATCACTACAAGATGAGGATTTGGGAACAAGAGAAATAAGAAATCAACATCATGCACAGGCACTGGACTGGGGGCTTCCATCTTCTGTAAAAGGCTGTTTGAAATAAAACTAGTATGACAATGGACCAAAtcataaggatatatatatatatatacttggatTAGATTAGAAAATGGAGAAGCACGCAATCTGAGTCTCGATAAACATAATTGAGTGCCAAGTCTGATTCCCTCCATACATCATTTCGAGTTCCAAACAGAAGAAGACTACCACAACACCTTCTGTTAAATCCAAAGATCTGCGCTGGAAAATAACTAAATTTTTACCTTTTGTCCGATGTCACGTTGGGAAGAATCCCCCCCTTCCCCTTAGTTAATAACCGACCCTGTTGCATGTGATACGTAGCGACATCTCATCATCTTCCAGCAACCAAGAATATGCTTAcaatgtaaataataataataataaacaggaATTTAAGAAAACTATAAACTCAACCACGAGATTTCCCGTTTCTCAACAGCAGCACCAGCTGTCACCTTCACAAAACCAAAAACTTCCACTTCATCTATCATATTATAATCAAATgtaattacaaaaaaaaacaaaacaacaaCCTGATTCCATTAAGGAATCTTTGTAGTGCTTTGACTATACTAGTGTTTTTATTGAAAGTCAAAAATCAAAAAAAGTCCAGTAGGGGTCCTACGAGAAGAAAGGTTTTGCAAAGGAATAACCCTATCATAATATCAAAATTCACCCATCAGATATGGAAAGCATACAATGTTGGTGAGGATTAAATAAATATCCCATATAAAAATTAAAGCGGGCTCATAAAATCTAAAGCAAGTGGATTTCAGCAGAAGTAATTCCAAAGCTGTGTGATAGGTTATCCCGATGCTCCCGCAGCTGCTTCTTCCTTTTCAGAGTTGCCTTGTTCCTCTTTTGCAAACTCCTCGATCAGCATGCGTTGTCTCCGTGTCAAGTTCCTGCACGATAGACAGAATATAGAACAACAGATAACTAGCTAGTGAACTCAGAAGATTATTAAGATTAGACatgcaaaaaataaatatgaCTTACACTGGAATCACGACACTAAAGTGAACATATTGGTCTCCATAGTATGAACTGCTCCTCGTCTTTATTCCTGCAGACCATAAGCTCTATTTTAATATCTACCTCATTCTTTTACCTTTCCGGATAAAATTGACCTATCAGTAAATAGCACTAATTCTCGGCAAAGTAAAGAAAATTTAGTGGCATATCCTGGCTATGTTACCTTTTCCCTTCAAAACAACTTTCTGACCAGGTTGAGTACCAGGCTTAACCTGTAAACAAGCACACTCAGCACATTAAGTGCTTCGAAGCATTCAGATGATCCTACATGAAATCTCAAAACTGAGTCCGACAAACCTTAAGAACTACATCTCCTGTGAGAGTTGGCACTTGAACAGTCCCTCCTAACATTGCCTGCAAGTTTAACATATTGTTGAAGTAACATTATTCTCAATCAAGGAAAAGGTCTCTCAAAAGGCTGGTTTGCCAAATGAACAAAGGATAAAAAGCTattgtgttaagatatcaaaaaacaAAGCAGCATCCAGATCTGCTGCATTACATCTGAAGGAAAATCCTTGGGACCTACCAGAGAATGCATGCCTATGAGCAATGCCATTGAGTTGTCTAGGCAGGTGAAAAACAGAAAGTACATAGAAAAGGCTACATAGCTCTCTAATATTGGGCTGGTTTGTCAAACGGATTTATAAGAAACTGCAAGTCAGTCAACAGGTGCTTGTTACAGCTGTCAAGTCAGTGTGCTGCGAAGAGGAGTGGATTGTGTTCAAAACCTCCAGacataggatctatgtttaactaGTTTCTAACCGATAATAACTAATAGAATGTGTTTCATAATGTGCACCACTATCAGTATACATTTCCATGACTCCCATATCATATGCTGtattttttctcctgtttctcCTATCAGTACTGTTTTCGCTAGCAGGATATTTATTTTCAAAGCCGACACATTAAATTGGAGAGCAACCAACACACATGCATTATAATATTATACTGATAAGACACATGATAACTATGAAGATATAGTACATAATGTTACTGTCCctgatcaaacaaaaaaaaatgaatttcagACAAATTGAATTCATTTTCCAGTAGTCTTACCAACTAGTGCAGAGAAGGGCAAAGGCAGGAAAaaacttcaaacctaagaattcagTGTACCATATTTTTGGTAGAAAGGCATGTAACACATCGGTTCCTTCCTATAACTCGATGGAAGCAATGGAACCCAGACAAAACCCCTCTAAGTTCAAGAAGCATGATTGATGATGAAGGTTACAGAACAAAAGCTCTAAATACCTGAGTGACACTTAGAACAGCATCAACAAGAATATTGGCTTTGTCCCTGCGGAAAACAGGATCCTCCCGAACCTAAAACAGGATTTGAGAGGATTAGCATGTTCACCTTTTAGTTCAGTGATGTACACCATTATAAACAAGTCGCCAACCTTAATAGTAACATAGAGATCGCCGGGTTGATTGCTCTCAGGATCAGCACCACCACTTCTGTATATTTTAATAGTTTCATTGTCATCCACCCCTGAATATACAAATGTGATCAAATAAGCTATGTACCACATATATTGTTATGCAAACTAAACTAAGATAACACGAACAAGCATAGACACATTGTACTCAGTCTTCTATGTTCAGTAAGGAACCAATGCTTCCATGACAAGTGGTTACATTTTCAGTTATTAAATCAACAAGTTGGTTGTAACAAAAAAAGACAATTCACATATTCTATAGATTACAATAATTGTTCTTGGATTGATACAAACACTAAAAATTGAAAAATAAGAAGCAAGCAAAGAGTAGTTTTTATTGAAACTTCCATCGGAACCACTTGTGTGCTCTTTCACCCAGCTAGATGTCAACTGCACAAGCAAGTTTGAGAACAGAAGCGGCAAAAGCTAGCATGTGCCATAAAAACAGATGTTTCATAGAGGCAAGCAGATTCAAATTTGGCATCCACCATAAAATTTCTTCTTATATCAATTGCTCATAAATTTCTTCATATTGGTTCGCTTTAGAGATAGAGAAGAAAAATTTATGGAATAAATCCAACATACCAGCCATCACATCCACTTTAACTGACTTTGTTCCTCCAACAACTCTCTGTCCTTTGCATGATTTGCAGAAGCT of Musa acuminata AAA Group cultivar baxijiao chromosome BXJ2-3, Cavendish_Baxijiao_AAA, whole genome shotgun sequence contains these proteins:
- the LOC135606692 gene encoding uncharacterized protein LOC135606692, giving the protein MSAASASAVAAATSPINHTLRVTSVPPPSATPHLFAAQKSAFHGSSLLEHKRNCSSAGMKSNGAVGGRRGLVVRAKTAGASKNIEVDVDKPLGLTLGQKPGGGVVITAVDSGGNAAKAGLKAGDQVLYTSSFFGDELWPADKLGFTKTAIQAKPDSVYFVVSRGADVDVKRLTKRPAPPRFGRTLTESQKARATHICLDCGFIYFLPKPFDEQPDNYICPQCNAPKKRFVRYDVETGKPIGGGLPPIGVLVGLAVGVAAVGALLVYGLQ